DNA from Waddliaceae bacterium:
TTCCTTCTTCGACGAGAAGCTTTATCTTGATGGCAGGGTCGATCATCTGGAAGGCGGGCTCTAGGAACGGTAGCCCTGCTAGGCGGCCCCACTGTTTTAGTATTATACGCCCCGACAAGGTAGCTTTTGCGGGGATACATGCCGCCGAAGTTATGTCTTCGGAGCCGATATCTTCCTTAAAAGCAGCCTTTAACGCTTTGAAGAAGTTTTTCTTTGCCCGTTCATTATCCATATTATTCACCACCTTGACCTTTGCAGAAAGCAATATAAGAATATCCCACATACAATAAACAACGCAAGCACTTTCATTTGCAAGAGAAAAAAATTATTTGTTGATATTATTATAGATCTCACGCTTCGGAACATTGCGAAGCTCTGCGACGATCTTTATCGCTTCTTTGCGCGTAATGGAATATTCTTCTTCGATAATAGCGACGTGTTCTTCGGGCGAAAGGTCTTGACACGCAGAGTTTTTCTCTTCGCTGTTGCCAGCGATGACAATGGCTATCTCGCCTTTTATAGTAGCAGAACGCCAATAATCTTTGTGTCCTTCGGCGGTGTCGCGGCGGATCTCTTCGAATTTCTTCGTCATCTCACGACATACCGTAAACATCCGCGACGGCGACAGTGCGGCGAGGGCATCTACTGTAGCAAGAAGGCGGTGTGGCGACTCGTAACATACCGTCGTCCCCGGGTATAGAAGGATGTTGATAAGAGCTTTTTTCAGCTCCGAAGATTTCCTGGGAAGGAAACCGAAAAACTGGAAAGGAGCAGTGGCAAGACCAGAAGATGACACTGCAGCGACGACAGCACTAGCGCCGGGAATAGGTGATACGACAAGGTCTTCGTCGTGACAACGCTGGACAAGGCGCTCGCCGGGGTCGGAGATGCCAGGAGTTCCTGCGTCGGAGATGAGAGCGATGTCGCTGCCAGAACGTAGGTCTTCGAGGATAGAATCTTCGCGGGAGGATTCGTTGAAGGCGTGGAAACTTTTCAGAGGAATTCCGATGTCGTAGTGATTTAAAAGGTTACGGCTGTGGCGCGTGTCTTCGCATAAGATGTAGTCGCAAGACTTTAATATCTCGACAGCACGGAAGGTGATGTCCGAAAGGTTGCCGATAGGAGTGGAAACAAGATATAACATGTTATTATAAATGCAGATTGATGATTAATGATTGATGAATATTTAGTTTTTCTGCGTTCATCATAAATGCTATTTATTCAGCATTCATCATTCAGCACTCTGCAATCAAAAAAAAGGTGGCACCCAGATTCGAACTGGGGATAGAGGCTTTGCAGGCCCCTGCCTTACCACTTGGCCATGCCACCATGTCCATGTAAAAAGATGTAATATAGTTTACTGTAAAGGATGTATGAGGTCAACCGAAAAGTTGTAGATAGAAAAGCACCCTTTCGATATGTTTGGCAGGAGAATATATAGGAGGTAAGGATTATGTCTATTGGTTTGGAGGGGTCTCCAGTAAGGATACCTTTTTGGCAAAAAGCTGTCGAAGGAAGTAAAAACGTTCCTGTGATAGGGGTAATGATACAAGGTGCTGTAACAGAATGGCAGCATAGAGAGACGAAAATAGCCTTGCAGTCGTTGAAAGAAGGTTTTGACACCCTCGCTACAATAGCGCTAGACAGGTATCCCAAAGAGTTCGATTACCAAAGTGCTATAGAGGGGAATGTTAAAGTCTCATGGGGAGGGACTCTTAAGACTATCACGGCGTCACAGTGGCTTTCGCGCCCTAAAAGAGATATTCATAAGACCGTAGCGCGTCTTTATGGTGATTTCTCTCACCTTTTACAATCGATACCACATCTTATAACACAATATAGTTCTGTAGAAGTAGAAGGCAATGCTAGTGAGATGGAGCGCCTAGGGAGGCAGTATGATCTGCGCAAACGATATTTTACTCTTATCACGAACAATTTTACCGATGAAGTAATACAGAATGTTGTTACTTTTGTGCGGAGCTATCTTTGTAGTTTTGTTCAAGAGGATTCTGTTGAAAAGTCTCCCAAAGGAATAATGTCTTTGCTTACTGAAGCGCGTAGTGCTTTAGAATCAAGCGATATTAGAAGTTCATCGCAGGAGCCTATTCTGGATGTAGGATATCGTTATATAATAAGTGGGTGGATGTAAATGAAAATTATTAATTTAGAAGGGCCGGAACTGCCGACACAAACACCAGAATGGGCAAAGTTGCCTTTTATAGGGAAAAGCTTTGTTGCAAGGTGGCGGTATAGGAAGACAGAAAAAGAGTTAAAAATTCTTGTCCCGGCATTGAAGGCTATTAACACTATAGAAATAGCCTCGAAACTTGGCGAGGTCTTGAAATTGTCAGGAGGTACGGTATCAGTCTTAATGCCTTCAGGAAAAGTGTTTCGTGGTAGTAGGTGGAAAAATATTGATGGTTCTGTAGTAACGCTAGAAAACTTTGTGGCGAGGATTTATAAAAATCTTATCTCTTTGTTGGAATCGTTTCAGCATCTCGAGAGCCGCTGCTTTTATAGTAGCTATTGTGGTGATATTTATCATGGCAGTAAAAGGATCAAAGATCAGATGGATCTAAGGGGTAAATATTTTACTAAGATTGTGAAAGATCTTGAAGATAGTGGTATAGAGAAAGTTATTGCTACAATGGAAGCGCGTCTTTCTGATCTAGGCTATACATCGCGGCTCCATAAAGAAACGAGCGTTCTTGTAAGCGGTGCTCACAAAGCTTTGAATACATATAAAGAAAAGATGGCAGTAGAAAAACGAAGAGCTGAAGAAGAAGAAGCTGATATATCGCGTATGTCGCAACGCTTTGACGCGGCATTTTTCTGATTGAACCCATGATTGCCACTAGCACGCAACAGCAGTGACTAAAAACCAGCTTTCTATTGTTCAATGTTCACTGTTCAATGAAATGCGGCTAATCTGCATAAAAGATGTGGTGAAAAACGTCTATTTTCGGTAGATTAAGGCAAGGTAAAGATTGGTAAGAATATGTCTAAAGACAAGCATCAGGAAAATCTCAATGTCGTACGTCTTGGCGATGGTAAGAATCCTATCATTATGCTCCACGGCTGGGGCGTATCGCATAAGACGTTGTATCCCCTAGGAGAGCTTCTTAGCCTCGATACCGACGTTCACCTCGTTGATCTTCCAGGTTTTGGTGCCTCTTCGCAGCCTGAAGGCGTATGGGGTTCGTACGAATATGCTACTAGGATGATACGGTATATGGACGACAATGGCATAGAAGCCGCCGACATAATAGGACATTCTTTCGGCGGTAGGGTTGCTATCATGATGGCGTCGCGATATCCCGAGCGTGTCGGCAAAGCCGTCCTCATCGCCTCTGCAGGGATTATCCCTAAGCGTTCCTTCAGGAAGAATTGTAGGATATCGGCGATAAAAGCTATGAGGGCGCTGGTAAAAGGCACTGACGCCGTCTTTAAGACGTCGTTATTCAGAAACTGGTTCGTGCCTAGGTATGCTTCGCGCGACTATCTCGCCGCTGGCGATATGAAAGACATCCTTGTCAAGACAGTCAACGAAGACCTTTCTGAAGAGGCTGTTTCTGTAAAAGCCCCTACGCTAATGTTGTGGGGCGATAAAGACCTAGAGACGCCGCTATCGTGTGGGCAGCGCCTTAATGACCTCATTGTCGCGTCGACACTGGTGACGCTGCAGGGCAAAGATCACAATCCTTTCGATGGCGCCGGCGCACACCTCTGCGCGCATCATATTATACCATTTCTCGGGGAGGAACGCCGATGATATTATCATGGGTTATAGCAGCGTATGCTGTGGCAGGTTCTTTTATGGTATTCAGATACCGTCTTCGTCACTACCTAAGATATTTCCAGCAGGAAGAGTATGACGGCAAAAGATTCTTGCTGTGGGTAGGGGAATGTAATGCTTTCGATAAGAAAACATTGGTAGTGGCGCTCTTAGCGATGGCGTTGACATCCTTTGTGCCATATCACCTCGTTATCACAGCAATAGCAGCGACGATGTTGGCGGTGACGGCGTTTTCAGGAGAAGACCCTACGACGTCTGGGAAGAAAACACTTATTATGACTCCACGGGCGATACGGATATACCGCCTTTCTGTTGTACTGTATTCTACGGCGATTGTCGTCGGTGCCACGGCGGCGCTAGCGTTAGGAAGACATGGCGCTTTCCCGGTATTATGGTTTCTTCTGCTTTTGCTGTCACAAAGTGTGCCTTTATGGCTTCTCCTCGCTACAAAAATCTTGTCTCCAGGAGAGAAGAGGCGCCAGAGAAAATATTCTTTAGAAGCAAAAAGAATTCTTGCCGATGTCGACCCTTATGTTGTAGGGATAACAGGCAGTTATGGAAAAACTAGCACGAAACATATCCTCGGAGAGATGCTACAGACGACGCTAGGGACGACTTTCTGGCCTGACAAAGGTGTAAACACTGTCATGGGGATAACGCGGGAAATCCGGGAGAAGCTGTCACCAGGAACGGAATATGCCGTAATAGAAATGGGAGCATATCATCAGGGATCGATACAGAAGCTGTGCGACTTCACACCGCCACAGGCAGCGATAATAACAGCAGTAGGGATTTGCCACCTTGAGCGTTTCGGCAGCGAAGAAGCAATATATCGCGGAAAGGAAGAACTCGCTAAAGCCGTCCCTGATGATGGTATCATCGTATGTAATGGCGATGACACGGGAGCGCGAAATATTGCAAAAGGGAACCCCAAGATGACGACGCTGTTATACGGCTTCGACAACAGCAAAGAAGACCTCGACTGCTGGATGTCGTCGTATGCCGTTGTCGACAGCGGGATGACGTTTACAATAGACTGGAAAGGAAAAGAATATCAGGGAAGCGCGCCATTCTTCGGTACCACGGCGCTTTCTAACGGAATGGCAGCGTTCGCCATGGCTTGTGCTCTAGGCGCCGATGCCGAGTTCGCCTTGGGGGTTTTGTGCTCTCATGAGCCTGTAGACAACAGGCTGCAGGTGAAGAAATCCGGCGGCGTAACATATGTCAACGACGCATACAACTCCAACCCCGTAGGTTTTGCTGCGGCACTAGACGTCGCCAAAGCCCTTCCCGCAAAGAAACGTATTATCATGACGCCAGGGATGATAGAGCTCGGCGACAGACAAGAAGCTGAGAATAATAAAGCAGCACGAAAAGCAGGAAGCTTCTGTGACTACGCCATCGTTGTCGGAGAAACCAACAGAAAATCTATCGCAAAAGGTCTTCGCGATGGAGGGATGCCAGAGGAGAACATATTCTTATGCAACAGCCGCGACGATGCTTTCCATAACCTCGCAATTGTAGCAGATGACGGCGATGCCGTCCTCATTGAAAATGACCTCCCTGATCTATATGAAACGAAGGTGAGGTTTTAATGAAAGTGAAGGTCGGATGTTCAAAAGGGGTTATTAGCTGAAATCAGTACCGGGCCTTATGACCCTTATAAAACCTTTATTAAACATAGTATTTAACCTAGTAACACCAGGTAGTCTGAAATTACTAGGTTCAACTTTAGTTGTTTTACAGAAAAATAAGTGGTTAAAAATGAAGAAGAAACAAATAGCAGTACTCTTCGGTGGAAGGTCGGTAGAACATGAGATCTCGATAATAACAGCATTACAGCTTATTGAGGCAATGGATACTACGCGCTACGACGCCATACCAGTATATGTCGACCAAAAAGGTAAGTGGTATTGCGGCGAGAAACTCTACGACAAAGATTTCTATCGCACCATGCCAGGAAGCCTAAAAGATGTTGCTCAAGTAACGCTGATGCCACACCCCAGAAGCCAAGGACTCACCGTTGTAGACAAAAAAAATAAGACGATACCCGTCGACGTATACCTCCTAGCTTTCCATGGACAATACGGCGAAGATGGATGTGTCCAAGGCCTGCTGGAACTCGCCGACGCTCCATATACCGGATGTGATGTCATGGCTTCAAGCTTGGCGATGAACAAAGAACATTGCAAAGCCGTCCTTAAAGCCCACGATATCCCCGTATTGCCGGGGATACGGATAAAACGTGACGACGCACAGCGCTCTTTTAACGACGTACGTACGAAGATCTTCGCGACGAAAGGACTAGAGACGTTTCCGCTCTTCGTGAAACCATGCCACCTAGGGTCTAGCGTCGGCATAGGAAAAGCATCAGACATGCCTTCTCTCAACGCCGCCCTCGCCAATGCTTTTAAGTACGACACCGAGATCATCGTAGAGAAATGTGTCGAAGAGCTTCTGGAGGTGAATATCTCCGTCATCGAAGGCGATACACCAAAAGCGTCGGCGGTGGAGATCCCTATATCATCAGGCGACGCCCTATCATACGAAGATAAATACCTTCGCGGTGGTAAGAACAAAGGAAAGTCTAATACACAAGGAATGGCAGGACTGACAAGAGATATCGACCCGCAAAATCTCGACGTAGCGATAAAAGAAAAGATCAGAGAATACGCCCTCAAAGCTTACGATATAATAGGATGCGGAGGCGTAGTGCGCTTCGACTTCATGGTGGACACCGCTAACGACGCTATATACTTCAACGAGCTTAACCCAATACCAGGCTCTATGGCATACTACCTTTGGGAAAAGACGACGCCAAGAATTCTGTATACCGAGATGATAGATATCATAATACAAGGCGCAGAACGCCGCAAAACTAAGAAAAAAGGCGTGCAAGAAGACTTTGGCTTCAAAGCACTGAAAAAATAAAGGAAAACGATGTTTTTATTTCTAATAAATTTCTTCCAAAATACCCTAGGGATAAAAATCCCCGCAGTGTTCGGATACTATTCCACGAGGATGATGCTGGCAGCAGTGACGTCGATGCTTTTGTCAATATTCCTGGGACCATGGTTTATCAGGAAATTATACGAATGTAAAATAGGACAGAAGATACGTAAAGAAGAATGCCCGCTTCTTGGCGAGCTACATAAAAAGAAGGAAAACACCCCGACGATGGGAGGCGTTCTTATCATAGCCGTTATGATTGTGTCTCTGCTGCTGTGGATGAATATCACAAATGCTTTCACGCTAGTGCTTCTCGTTACGACGATATACCTAGGCGCTGTAGGAGGCTACGACGACTTCCTAAAGCTGAAATATAAAAATCCCCGAGGGCTTTCTTCTAAGAAAAAGTTCTTCTTACAGGCGATCTTCGTAGTAATATTTTCTGGATACCTGCTCGTCCCCGCCGTAACAGAATCTGTACACGTCGGCGACTGGTTTTCGCCACCTACCGCTAGAGAACATGTCGCTGTGTATAATGATGACGCAGAAGCTGCAATAGAGAATGTAACACTATCGACACAAGAGTATGTCTCACGCCTGTATATCCCTTTCTTCAAAAATCACGTTATCACCTTCGCAGGAGCAGGCCTGGCACTGCTTGTTATCTTCTTTATCTTCGTCATCGCAGGGACGTCTAACGCCGTAAACCTCACAGATGGACTCGATGGCCTTGCGATAGGATGTCTTTTCTTCGTGGCCGTAGGCCTCGCCTTCGTAGCTTTCGTCGCCAATAATACGGATATCGCCAGGTACCTAAACATCCTATATATCGAGGGCAGTGGCGAGATAGCAATATACCTATGCTCTTTCGCAGGAGCATGCCTTGGATTCCTATGGTATAACGGATACCCAGCACAAGTTTTTATGGGAGATATAGGGTCCCTGACGTTCGGCGGAATAATAGGAGTGTCAGCAGTACTGCTTAGAAGAGAGTTCCTGCTAGCAATAATAGGAGCGATGTTCGTCATAGAAGCACTGTCGGTGATAATACAAGTCGCAAGCTATAAGCTCCGCAACAAGAAACGTGTATTCCTATGCGCACCAATACACCACCACTTCGAATATAAAGGTTGGCCCGAAACAAAAGTAGTCCTGAGGTTCTGGATAATAAGCTTCCTCTTCGCTGTCATAGGGATAGCGACGCTGAAATTTCAATAAGGAGAAATAATGCTATGGAAGCTCTCGTCTTGGGACTAGGGAAAAGCGGTACGGCAGCAGCACAGTACCTCATAAACAAAAAAGCTAACGTCATCGTCGCTGATAATACCGACGTCATCAGCCAATGTGATCTCGACGCGGCTAAAATCCTCGACACAGAACCACTTCCCAACGTCGACATCGTAATAGTGTCGCCAGGAGTCCCTTCAAACCACAGTCTTATATGCGAGGCACAGCAACGCGGTATCGAGGTCGTTGGAGAAGCAGAGCTTGCCATGCGTAACATCGACGCCACCATCGTCGGTATAACAGGAACCAATGGAAAGACGACAGTGACGCTTATGGTGACGCATATCCTCAACGCTTGCGGAAAGAAAGCACACGCCCTAGGCAACGTCGGTGAACCCCTGATAAACTATGTCCTAAAAGGATATAATGGCATCGTCGTAGCAGAGCTTAGCTCATACCAACTAGAAACAATGTCGACGGAGTCCCTCGACGCCGCTATAATCCTAAACATCACCGCCGACCACCTCGATAGGTACGACTCCTTCGAAGACTACGCCGCTGCAAAGATGAAAATATCCTCTTGTATGAAGACAGGAGCACCATTGTATGCCACTAAAAAGGTACTACAAAATTATAGCGTGGAAGCCCATACTTTCGCCATGACGGAAGAAAATAAGATAATTTTTAATGAAAACATTGAATACATTGTCCCAGTACGGTATAGAATGAAGGCAGCACATGATAAAGAGAACATCGCAGCAGCATTCGTTCTCTGTAAAAACCTCGGCGTCACAGAAGAAGAATTCTTCCGTGGACTCGAGACCTTCGTCAAGCCACCACACCGTGTAGAACAGGTAAGGGTGCTCGGCGGAGTGACATACTATAACGACAGCAAAGGCACAAACGTCGCCGCTGTCGTCGCCGCCGTCGATAGTGTCGATGGTGACGTAGTCCTCATCGTAGGAGGACAAGATAAAGCATCGCCGTTCGAGTTGTGGGGCGAAGCATTATATGGTAAAGTTAAAAACGTTGTGGCTATAGGAGAAGCAGCAGAGACGATATACGATAAAGTCTCCAAAACTATCCCCGTAGCAATAGAAAGAAGTATGAAAGGCGCCGTAATAGCGGCACAAGACGTCGCAAAAGATGGCGACAGCGTTATATTATCGCCAGGGTGCGCAAGTTTCGATATGTTCGAAAATTATGAACACCGTGGGAAAGAGTTTAGAAAATGTGTTCTTGAGCTTGAGGAGAAAAGGCTATGAGTCGTAGAGATGTTATACTTTTTGCAGTAGTGATAAATGTAGGACTGCTAATATTACTGTTCGCTACAGCGAAAAATACAGGAGAACAGGAAATAAGCATGAGCAAAGACCCTATACCACAGGTCGAAGAGATGCTTACAAAAGTTTCCAACGATAAAGGGACAGAACGACATATCGTCGTCGATGACGTCGATAAAGCCCTAGACGCCATAGCAATAGCCGATACTATAGCGCCTACGACACCGAAAGAAGCCAACACCGCTGATGCCGATGGCGAAAAATATGTCAGCATCACAGTGAAAACCGGTGACTACCTCGACCGTGTCGCACGGATGAATGGCACTACCGTCGATGAGATAATAAACCTTAATGGCTTAAAGAGCACAGAGTTGAAGATAGGACAGGTCCTTAAAGTCCCCGTAGCAAAAGAAGAACCAGTAAAAGCCAACG
Protein-coding regions in this window:
- the rsmI gene encoding 16S rRNA (cytidine(1402)-2'-O)-methyltransferase is translated as MLYLVSTPIGNLSDITFRAVEILKSCDYILCEDTRHSRNLLNHYDIGIPLKSFHAFNESSREDSILEDLRSGSDIALISDAGTPGISDPGERLVQRCHDEDLVVSPIPGASAVVAAVSSSGLATAPFQFFGFLPRKSSELKKALINILLYPGTTVCYESPHRLLATVDALAALSPSRMFTVCREMTKKFEEIRRDTAEGHKDYWRSATIKGEIAIVIAGNSEEKNSACQDLSPEEHVAIIEEEYSITRKEAIKIVAELRNVPKREIYNNINK
- a CDS encoding alpha/beta hydrolase, producing the protein MSKDKHQENLNVVRLGDGKNPIIMLHGWGVSHKTLYPLGELLSLDTDVHLVDLPGFGASSQPEGVWGSYEYATRMIRYMDDNGIEAADIIGHSFGGRVAIMMASRYPERVGKAVLIASAGIIPKRSFRKNCRISAIKAMRALVKGTDAVFKTSLFRNWFVPRYASRDYLAAGDMKDILVKTVNEDLSEEAVSVKAPTLMLWGDKDLETPLSCGQRLNDLIVASTLVTLQGKDHNPFDGAGAHLCAHHIIPFLGEERR
- a CDS encoding UDP-N-acetylmuramoyl-tripeptide--D-alanyl-D-alanine ligase, whose amino-acid sequence is MILSWVIAAYAVAGSFMVFRYRLRHYLRYFQQEEYDGKRFLLWVGECNAFDKKTLVVALLAMALTSFVPYHLVITAIAATMLAVTAFSGEDPTTSGKKTLIMTPRAIRIYRLSVVLYSTAIVVGATAALALGRHGAFPVLWFLLLLLSQSVPLWLLLATKILSPGEKRRQRKYSLEAKRILADVDPYVVGITGSYGKTSTKHILGEMLQTTLGTTFWPDKGVNTVMGITREIREKLSPGTEYAVIEMGAYHQGSIQKLCDFTPPQAAIITAVGICHLERFGSEEAIYRGKEELAKAVPDDGIIVCNGDDTGARNIAKGNPKMTTLLYGFDNSKEDLDCWMSSYAVVDSGMTFTIDWKGKEYQGSAPFFGTTALSNGMAAFAMACALGADAEFALGVLCSHEPVDNRLQVKKSGGVTYVNDAYNSNPVGFAAALDVAKALPAKKRIIMTPGMIELGDRQEAENNKAARKAGSFCDYAIVVGETNRKSIAKGLRDGGMPEENIFLCNSRDDAFHNLAIVADDGDAVLIENDLPDLYETKVRF
- a CDS encoding D-alanine--D-alanine ligase; translated protein: MKKKQIAVLFGGRSVEHEISIITALQLIEAMDTTRYDAIPVYVDQKGKWYCGEKLYDKDFYRTMPGSLKDVAQVTLMPHPRSQGLTVVDKKNKTIPVDVYLLAFHGQYGEDGCVQGLLELADAPYTGCDVMASSLAMNKEHCKAVLKAHDIPVLPGIRIKRDDAQRSFNDVRTKIFATKGLETFPLFVKPCHLGSSVGIGKASDMPSLNAALANAFKYDTEIIVEKCVEELLEVNISVIEGDTPKASAVEIPISSGDALSYEDKYLRGGKNKGKSNTQGMAGLTRDIDPQNLDVAIKEKIREYALKAYDIIGCGGVVRFDFMVDTANDAIYFNELNPIPGSMAYYLWEKTTPRILYTEMIDIIIQGAERRKTKKKGVQEDFGFKALKK
- a CDS encoding phospho-N-acetylmuramoyl-pentapeptide-transferase yields the protein MFLFLINFFQNTLGIKIPAVFGYYSTRMMLAAVTSMLLSIFLGPWFIRKLYECKIGQKIRKEECPLLGELHKKKENTPTMGGVLIIAVMIVSLLLWMNITNAFTLVLLVTTIYLGAVGGYDDFLKLKYKNPRGLSSKKKFFLQAIFVVIFSGYLLVPAVTESVHVGDWFSPPTAREHVAVYNDDAEAAIENVTLSTQEYVSRLYIPFFKNHVITFAGAGLALLVIFFIFVIAGTSNAVNLTDGLDGLAIGCLFFVAVGLAFVAFVANNTDIARYLNILYIEGSGEIAIYLCSFAGACLGFLWYNGYPAQVFMGDIGSLTFGGIIGVSAVLLRREFLLAIIGAMFVIEALSVIIQVASYKLRNKKRVFLCAPIHHHFEYKGWPETKVVLRFWIISFLFAVIGIATLKFQ
- the murD gene encoding UDP-N-acetylmuramoyl-L-alanine--D-glutamate ligase, whose protein sequence is MEALVLGLGKSGTAAAQYLINKKANVIVADNTDVISQCDLDAAKILDTEPLPNVDIVIVSPGVPSNHSLICEAQQRGIEVVGEAELAMRNIDATIVGITGTNGKTTVTLMVTHILNACGKKAHALGNVGEPLINYVLKGYNGIVVAELSSYQLETMSTESLDAAIILNITADHLDRYDSFEDYAAAKMKISSCMKTGAPLYATKKVLQNYSVEAHTFAMTEENKIIFNENIEYIVPVRYRMKAAHDKENIAAAFVLCKNLGVTEEEFFRGLETFVKPPHRVEQVRVLGGVTYYNDSKGTNVAAVVAAVDSVDGDVVLIVGGQDKASPFELWGEALYGKVKNVVAIGEAAETIYDKVSKTIPVAIERSMKGAVIAAQDVAKDGDSVILSPGCASFDMFENYEHRGKEFRKCVLELEEKRL
- a CDS encoding LysM peptidoglycan-binding domain-containing protein, translating into MSRRDVILFAVVINVGLLILLFATAKNTGEQEISMSKDPIPQVEEMLTKVSNDKGTERHIVVDDVDKALDAIAIADTIAPTTPKEANTADADGEKYVSITVKTGDYLDRVARMNGTTVDEIINLNGLKSTELKIGQVLKVPVAKEEPVKANDNETSDDYDTVDYYIVRSGDNPWLIAMRHKMPLNELLELNDLDESSARRLKPGDKLLVK